Proteins from a genomic interval of Denticeps clupeoides chromosome 20, fDenClu1.1, whole genome shotgun sequence:
- the lrrc3b gene encoding leucine-rich repeat-containing protein 3B isoform X1, which yields MTPLDLWLSRSIPMCLLLQSLVLMALCFPSASMCPKGCTCVRGEPLFHGLNVTCSQARLKEIPPDLASDTVILRLDHNHIAGVPDRAFHGLRLLRELNLSHNAVETLGESAFSGLEATLQLLDLSHNRISSVHKNAFARLKARVLVDDNPWHCDCALQQALGGMVHNHEAEARVLCRSSELRDHEGQPFLAVDTDLCNLAKRTTDYAMLVTMFGWFAMVISYVVYYVRQNQEDARRHLEYLKSLPSKPKKPDETDDISTVV from the coding sequence ATGACTCCGCTGGACCTGTGGCTGTCGCGCTCCATCCCCATGTGCCTACTTCTCCAGAGCCTGGTTCTCATGGCTCTCTGCTTCCCCTCTGCCAGCATGTGCCCCAAGGGCTGCACCTGCGTCCGCGGCGAGCCCCTCTTCCATGGACTCAACGTCACCTGCAGCCAGGCCCGACTCAAAGAGATCCCCCCTGACCTGGCCTCGGACACGGTCATCCTTCGACTGGACCACAACCACATTGCTGGAGTCCCGGACCGCGCCTTCCACGGCCTGCGGCTGCTGCGGGAGCTCAACCTGTCCCATAACGCAGTGGAGACGCTGGGAGAGAGCGCCTTCAGTGGACTGGAGGCCACATTGCAGCTCCTGGACCTGTCTCACAATCGAATCAGCAGCGTGCACAAGAATGCCTTTGCCCGGCTCAAGGCCCGGGTACTGGTCGACGACAACCCATGGCACTGTGACTGTGCCCTCCAGCAGGCCCTGGGAGGCATGGTGCACAACCATGAGGCTGAAGCTCGGGTCCTGTGTCGCAGCTCTGAGCTCAGAGACCATGAGGGTCAGCCCTTCTTGGCTGTGGACACTGACCTCTGCAACCTGGCTAAGCGCACCACCGACTACGCCATGCTGGTGACCATGTTTGGCTGGTTTGCCATGGTCATCTCCTACGTAGTCTACTATGTGCGGCAGAACCAGGAGGATGCTAGAAGGCACCTGGAGTACCTCAAGTCTCTGCCTAGCAAGCCCAAGAAGCCTGATGAGACAGATGATATCAGTACTGTGGTATAA
- the lrrc3b gene encoding leucine-rich repeat-containing protein 3B isoform X2, whose amino-acid sequence MCPKGCTCVRGEPLFHGLNVTCSQARLKEIPPDLASDTVILRLDHNHIAGVPDRAFHGLRLLRELNLSHNAVETLGESAFSGLEATLQLLDLSHNRISSVHKNAFARLKARVLVDDNPWHCDCALQQALGGMVHNHEAEARVLCRSSELRDHEGQPFLAVDTDLCNLAKRTTDYAMLVTMFGWFAMVISYVVYYVRQNQEDARRHLEYLKSLPSKPKKPDETDDISTVV is encoded by the coding sequence ATGTGCCCCAAGGGCTGCACCTGCGTCCGCGGCGAGCCCCTCTTCCATGGACTCAACGTCACCTGCAGCCAGGCCCGACTCAAAGAGATCCCCCCTGACCTGGCCTCGGACACGGTCATCCTTCGACTGGACCACAACCACATTGCTGGAGTCCCGGACCGCGCCTTCCACGGCCTGCGGCTGCTGCGGGAGCTCAACCTGTCCCATAACGCAGTGGAGACGCTGGGAGAGAGCGCCTTCAGTGGACTGGAGGCCACATTGCAGCTCCTGGACCTGTCTCACAATCGAATCAGCAGCGTGCACAAGAATGCCTTTGCCCGGCTCAAGGCCCGGGTACTGGTCGACGACAACCCATGGCACTGTGACTGTGCCCTCCAGCAGGCCCTGGGAGGCATGGTGCACAACCATGAGGCTGAAGCTCGGGTCCTGTGTCGCAGCTCTGAGCTCAGAGACCATGAGGGTCAGCCCTTCTTGGCTGTGGACACTGACCTCTGCAACCTGGCTAAGCGCACCACCGACTACGCCATGCTGGTGACCATGTTTGGCTGGTTTGCCATGGTCATCTCCTACGTAGTCTACTATGTGCGGCAGAACCAGGAGGATGCTAGAAGGCACCTGGAGTACCTCAAGTCTCTGCCTAGCAAGCCCAAGAAGCCTGATGAGACAGATGATATCAGTACTGTGGTATAA